ATCAGACAATCAGCAGGACATAACCGAAATATCTTTTTTTAACTGCCGGACCAAATATAAATTATGGATAGCAGTCCGGCAAAATATCTCAGAGATGAAACCCTCCTTTTAGCTGTCATCTCCATCGGCGTCTTCATGGACGGGCTTGACGGTGCGATTGTAAACGTCTCACTCCCGCAGATTGCACAGGATTTCGGAGCGGAAATCGGACTGGCGTCCCTTGTAATTACTGCATATCTCATCTTTCTGAGCGGACTGATGATAACCTTCGGGAAAATAGCCTCATACAGAGGTGCAAAAAAGATATATCTCGGTGGAATTGCGATATTTACAGCATCATCACTCCTCTGTGCACTCTCCACAGGCATTGAGATGCTTATAATTTTCAGGTCTCTTCAGGGTATCGGGGCGGCAATGATTGCACCGACAGCCATAGGCATCGTAGCAGCTGAAATCCCGGAAGAGAGAAGGGGAAAATCACTCGGAATTCTTGTCGCCGCATCATCATTCGCCTTTGCACTTGGCCCTGTGGCAGGCGGAATTCTGACAGAATATCTGAGCTGGCACTGGATATTTCTGATAAATATCCCAATCGGAGTGGCCGCAGCAGCCCTGTCCATGAAATACATTCCGAAATCAGAGAATATTCCGGGTGATAACCCTAAACAAAGAGTTAATTTCGATTACGCAGGATCACTGTTATTTCTCATATCAGTCGGAATATTGATCATAACCCTTGGAATGGCAGGAGAAGAAGGCCCCCTGTCACCATCCGTGATAATCTCACTGGCATTATGCGCAGCTCTTTTTTACCTGTTCTACAGAAGAGAAAAATCTGCTGCGGACCCTGTACTGGACATTAATATCTTCAGAATTCCGGCATTCAACAGCTCAACCGCAACCTATATGCTGATTATGGGTGCATTTGGAGGCGCGGTTTTAATGCTCCCTTTTTATTTTCAGTACATCAGATCCTGGTCGCCTGCAATGGCAGGACTTGCACTTCTGATACCGTCAGTTGTAATAACCATATTCAGCCCGCTCGGCGGAATAGCTGCGGACAGATATGGTGCGCGTGTTGTCTGTATCATATCCGGAATTCTGGCCACATTAGGGTTTTTGCTTACTGCATTTTATTCAGAAACATCAACAATAATCTATATTGCAGCAACACTTCTCCTTCTCGGACTGGGCTGCGGCCCGGTTATGAGCGCGGGTGCATCAGGAATTATCTCATCCGCACCAGCTGAAAAAAAGGAGATTGCATCGGGCATCATGAGCACTTCAGTCTATCTTGGAACTGCAATAGGGACAGCAGCTTTCACTGCCATATTCAGTCTGTTTACCAGAGAAGCGGGCAGTTCAGTGAATCCCGGAACTGAGGCATTCATAGAGGGATTCATGGCCTGTTTCATAGCCGGAACTTTATTCTGCCTCCTTGCAACCCTCCTTGCCTTTAAGCAGAGAACAAAAAGGATTACTTAAACCTGAAATCCTTTTTTTAAGGAATATTACAGACCTATACCTATATTGCCTAAAAACCAGAAAATATTAAGAACAGATGGAACCCAGAATTTCGGTTGTAATACCAACCTACAACGAGGAAGGCAATATTACTGCCTGCCTTGAATCACTCTCAAAACAGACAATTCCAAGAGAGGAATACGAACTTATTGTTGTTGACGGCGATTCGGCAGACAGAACGCGGGAATTTGCCGAAAAATATGCTGACCGGGTGTTCATCCAGAAGAGCAAAAGGGTTGGCGGTGCGAGAAATGACGGTGCAGAGGCTGCAAAGGCCAAAATACTTGCAACAACCGATGCAGACTGCCTGATCCCTGAAAACTGGCTTGAAACTATTATCTCAATCTTTGAAAATAACCCGGATACCGTTCAGCTGTATGGGACTGTAGCTCCGATAGAGCCGGGGATAAAGCATAAAATATCGCTATTTCTCGCCAATGTCTTCTCAGGACTTGGATATTACACCCACACCCTGTATTATACACTTGGGTGTAATACCGCATTTCGGGCAGAGGCATATCACTCTATAGGTGGATATAAGTGCATTGACGCCGGAGATGACCTGGAAATCGCACAGAGAATGAGAAAAATCGGAAAAGTCAGGCTGAGCACTAAAATTAAGGTTCGGTTTTCTATGAGAAGATATGTTCAGTTCGGAACACTCAAATCACTCTACATATGGATCTATATTGTGATTAAAGGCGGTAATTCAGCCAAATACACATATGCAAGGCAGAAATACAAATAATCATAAATGTATCTGTAAATCAGAAATAATCTTCAGGATTTTTTAGGGATATTACCGGAATTTTGCTTTTTTTATGCAACTAACCATACCTATTATACCCTCTGACAACATTCTATGTAAGGCAGACAAGTCTGCAAGAGTACTAAAATGAACGGAAGAGATAATTTCGGTGGACGCAGAAACTTTGGCGGTCCAAGAGAGATGCACAAGACAACATGCTCAGACTGCGGAAAAGAATGCGAAGTACCATTCGTACCTACCGAAGGAAGACCTGTATACTGCAACGACTGCTTTCCAAAGCACAGAAAGCCTAGATACTAAATATCCGGGAGAAATATTGACCGGATTTACGGTCAGTTTACTTTTTTATCAGTTAATTTCATAATCTATAAATTTAAATCCAAATCAGCTATAATTTCTGAAACAACCACAACGTACGACAAAATATATTGTAGAATTTATTTTTAACCAACAGCATTATTTAAAATTATAATAACAGCATTCTGTATTAAAGATTTTCACCACAGATATTATTAGCCTCTGCGAACATTGTATATATTGCAGATATTCTGCAAGAGTACTAATATGAACGGAAGAGATAATTTCGGTGGACGCAGAAACTTTGGCGGTCCAAGAGAGATGCACAAGACAACATGCTCAGACTGCGGAAAAGAATGCGAAGTACCATTCGTACCTACCGAAGGAAGACCTGTATACTGCAACGACTGCTTCCCAAAGCACAGAAAGCCTAGATACTAATATCCGGGGAAATAAAGGCCGGTTTCCGGCCATCTTTTTTTATTTTAAGACGACTGCACATACCGTACGGTAAAATCAATACGGAAATTAAAGCCGGGTGCGGTTCGGCGCTGACAAATTCAGGAAGAATGGATCCCGGCAGGCCATGCTGCCAAAATTATGGCATTAGGTTACAAAAAAATACCCGGCCAATTCTTCAGAAAAATCAAAAAATACGGGATTATAACCAAAACAATATATCCTATTCATTCTTAATCAGAAATATTCCACTGAAGTGTTATTATGATTAAACTTAGCGCAAAACTTATGGATATCGATTACCGCGGAGTTATGCTCAACAGAGAGGACGCAAGAAAAACAGGAGTCCTTGACGGTGACCGTATCCAGATAATAAACCAGGAGAGGGGTGCCTCTGTACAGGCCGTAGTTACAACAACAGAGACAATTATCCAGGAAGGGACAGTCGGAATATTCTATGTCACAAATAAACGCCTTGATGCAAAAGAAGGAGAAACATTTGAGATCAGGGTTGCAGACCGCCCGGTATCGATAGATTATATCAAGAAAAAGATGGACGGAGGGAAATTTACCTCAGATGAGACATTCTCAGTTGTAAAAGATATAGTAAATGATGTCCTCTCACCCGGAGAGGTAAGCGCATACATCACAGGGTCATATATCAACGGGCTTGATATGGATGAGATTGAGTATCTGACACGTGCAATGGTCTCAACCGGAGAACAGATCTCATTCGGCTCCCATCCGATAGTTGACAAGCATTCAATAGGCGGAGTTCCGGGCAACAAGATCACTCTTCTTGTAGTACCAATCATCGCCGCTGCCGGACTTAAAATCCCGAAGACAAGTTCCAGAGCTATCACAGGTGCTGGAGGAACTGCTGATCTCATGGAAGCCCTCTGCCCGGTATCATTCTCAGCAGATGAAGTCAGAAATATGACAGAGAAAGCGGGCGCTGTTATAGTATGGGGCGGAGCTACAAATATCGCCCCCGCAGATGACAGAATTATTACCCATGAATACCCGTTAAAGATAGATGCCAGAGGGCAGATGCTCGCAAGCGTTATGGCAAAAAAATACGCGGTAGGCGCTGATCTGGTTGTTATTGACATTCCGGTTGGAGAGCATGCAAAAGTCAGAAATCCTGAAGAAGGCAGAAAACTTGCAAGAGAATTCATTGAACTTGGAGAGAGACTTGGCATGAGAGTTGAGTGCGCACTTACATATGGTGACTCGCCCATAGGTCATGCAATAGGTGTAAACCTTGAAGTACGTGAAGCCTTAAAAGCTCTAGAAGGGGCAAACATTCCGGGGTCTCTCATACAAAAAAGTACATCACTTGCCGGAATTGCTCTGGAGATGGCCGGAAAGGCTCAGAACGGTGAAGGAGGAAAGTTAGCCGAGGAGATACTTAAATCAGGAAAGGCACTTGAGAAGATGAAGGAGATCATTAAGATTCAGGGTGGAAATCCGGATGTAAAATCAGATGACATCGTCCCGGGAAGCCATTCGTATGATATAAATGCGCCGGAATCAGGATATGTCGTTGAACTTAACAACAGTTCGCTCATAACCATTGCAAGAACCGCCGGAGCACCAAATGATCACGGTGCAGGTATATATATTCATAAAAAGAAGGGCAACCATGTCAAAAAAGGTGAACCGATCTTTACAATTTATGCTGACAGACCATGGAGGCTTGAGAGTGCACTTGAGACAGGCAGACGCCTCATGCCGGTGATTGTTGAAGGAATGATGATAGACAGGATTCCTTCGGATTACTGGAGAAATTCAAGACAATTATAATATCTTTTCTGCTGACACTCCCGTTAAAAGAGCAGACGGATTATTGTCAGGGGAATTAACCTCTGTCACAATATCCGTCGTTGTCTGCATCCAGCCATAGTGAACAACCCGGGCATGAGCAGTGATTTCCAAAAGGGCATGTCCCGGCAGGTGAGTCATTGCCGGAATTATCATTTATCTCAGAATAACCCGGATCACCGCTTCCCTGAACAGCGGCTGAACCCTCCTCGTCCTTTGCAAGAAAGGCATCCGGATTCTCCTCACGCACCACATCCCCTTCAAGACAGCCCGAAACACTACAGAATATGGAAATCAGGCAAACGACCTGTATAAACATTAAAAGCGGATTCTTTTTCACATCAGTCACCACAACATCATAAGATTAAATTATTTGGCTCAAAAACAGAGTATACATTCATATTCCGGAATTAACACAGAATTTTACAGTGCATAAAATATCCCGGATTTCTGACAATGCTCAGTATTTCAGCTTATTCTTTGTCATAACAATGAGCCGTTTTCCGTGAAGAAACAGATGAATTAAACAGAATATAACAAATAATAATCCGGAATAATCATGCAGAAGTGTAATTTCACGAAAAGTCAGCCCGTAAAATACAAAATTTACCGGATTTAAAAGACCCGGCCATTTTATAAAACCTGTCACAGCACAGGCAGCAAATGAAGCGAGCATTGCAATATCGGTATAATAAATGACATCTCTTCTTTTCATCACATTACCGGAAATGTCTATTTATTCTTACCCGCAGAGATGAACAGCCCGACACAGCATACAATTATCAGGCAGAGGAATACAGCACCCGGAATAACGCCCGAATTATCCTCTTTTTCTTCAATTTCATTAAAGAGTTCATAATCAGGACTCAATAAAAATTTGTCCCTGACAGTGCTGTAATCAGCGATAAACTGCTCATTCTCCTCATCACCTGCATTTTTGGAGAATTTGACTTTCTTTCTGAGTTCATGAAACCCTTCAGTGAAGACATCTTCTGAAACAGTCAGTACAACAGATTCTCCGGTTGAGAGCCTTTCTATCTCAAAATAATAATTATCAGTTGATCTCTCCTTTGCAATTTTACTCCTCGCCTGTTTTGAACAATTCGTCAGTACAGTTCTGTCAGGATTTAAAAGAGTCAGAGTGCCTGCATCTGCCTCATCCATATCCGGGCCGGTTCCGGTGATATACCAGGCGCAGTGCAGGGCACCATCGCTCACAAGGCCGCTTGAAAAACCAATATCCGACCTCTGCGGAATTTCATCGCCCCAGATCTCATTTATGCCACATAAGAGTGCTCTGTACGTGCATCCGCCGCATACACAGACATCAGGTTCTGCACCGGACATCTTACCATGGTACGCCCCGATATCATCAATTGTAATCTCTACCGGCACCTCACCGTCAAGGAGAACAACTGGCCCCAGGTCTGTATCAGGTGCATCGGATGCACCCGGCATATGGGCCTGCGCAATTCCACATGCCAGAACCATAACAAAAACCAATAAAACTGTAATTCTTTTCATAGAAATCATCTCTCTGCCAAAATCCGGAAAGAAGAGAAACAGCCCTGTTTATATGCCAATGGTCAGGAATTGTGAATATTCAGTGAATAACGCAGAGAATATACGCTAAACCCTTCCACATACATAACCCGGTTCATGAAAGGAAGACCCAGGCATCCTGGCCCGTCAACTTTCAGATAACGGGCATAAACAGACCATAAACCATAACCAGAGCAGATGCTCTCTTTCCGTTTATTATACCGGATGAAAGGTCACCCGGTATTTCACGCAGAAATATTCATTATTTGGTAAAGATTAACAGAACCCCGAATAATTTTGACAGAATAAGCCAAATGAAATTATTTTCGGAAATCTGAGTAATTTCCGATGATATCTTATACAGGCTGACAAAAACTGCATTAAGATTAAAGGCAGTCCGGCAGACGGTGGCGAAAGCATCACAGGACAGTGCAGAGGATCATACCACCCTAAATGCAGATATATCCTGACAATTCACAACAGCAGCAAAAGATTAGCGCTCATTATCAAAATCACGGATCTTCCAGCCAAGATAATCTTTTATGATTATATATGCCATCTCAGGGGGAATAGCACCCTCCTCCGTCACGATAAGATCAATATATTCTGCCGGAGTAATATCAAATGCCGGGTTTCTGACAGTGACATTAGGCATTGCCGCTGCAATTTCCGGACTTAACACCTCGGAAGAGTCCCTCTCCTCTATCTGGATCAATTCTCCGGTGAGTGTCTTAGGCGCAAATTTATAGGTCTCTGCGGCAACCATAACTCTAGTTCTTGCCTCATGGGCAGCAAGGGCAATCTGCGAGGTACCTATTTTATTCACAACCGAACCATTGACTGTTACTGCATCGGTTCCGATAACCACAATATCAACATCCTTCATAAAATACCGGGCAGCAGAATCAACAATAAAACTGGTTTTTATACCGGCGTCACTGAGAGATTTAATAGTCAGCAGTCCCTGGTTTCTTGGCCGGACTTCGGTTGCGAAGACCTCAATATCCTTTCCCTGCCTGTGAGCCTCAAGTATGCAGCCAATTGCAACCTGAGAATTGCAGTGGGTTAATACCACATCACCGTCACTGATACGCCGGGCCCCGATTTCACCGATTCTCCTTACAGCGGAATTTGACCGCTCTATAAAACTGTCTGCCCTCCGGACGATTCCTGCCCTGATCTCACCGGCATCATCACTGCCGTCCATGCCTGAAAGAATAATATTGACTGCATTCGGCAGTGATACGGCAGTAGGTCTCGTCTTAAGCAGTATATCTCCGGCAGTTCTCATTTCAGATAAAAAATTACCGGAGTTTTGGGTATCAAGAGATTCTGCATGACTTTTCAGGGCAGAAGCGGCCTCACGTGCAATCTTTCCCGCCCCCCTAATCTCCATGGATTTTATCTTCAAAGCGGTATCAGCAAGTACGGATTTCATTACTGTGATGGTTATACCACCACAGTTTAATAATCCTGCCGGATTTTTACAAAGTCAAATATCAATTTACCGGAATTTACTGA
The sequence above is a segment of the Methanoplanus limicola DSM 2279 genome. Coding sequences within it:
- a CDS encoding glycosyltransferase translates to MEPRISVVIPTYNEEGNITACLESLSKQTIPREEYELIVVDGDSADRTREFAEKYADRVFIQKSKRVGGARNDGAEAAKAKILATTDADCLIPENWLETIISIFENNPDTVQLYGTVAPIEPGIKHKISLFLANVFSGLGYYTHTLYYTLGCNTAFRAEAYHSIGGYKCIDAGDDLEIAQRMRKIGKVRLSTKIKVRFSMRRYVQFGTLKSLYIWIYIVIKGGNSAKYTYARQKYK
- a CDS encoding DUF4405 domain-containing protein gives rise to the protein MKRRDVIYYTDIAMLASFAACAVTGFIKWPGLLNPVNFVFYGLTFREITLLHDYSGLLFVIFCLIHLFLHGKRLIVMTKNKLKY
- a CDS encoding CxxC-x17-CxxC domain-containing protein encodes the protein MNGRDNFGGRRNFGGPREMHKTTCSDCGKECEVPFVPTEGRPVYCNDCFPKHRKPRY
- a CDS encoding CxxC-x17-CxxC domain-containing protein encodes the protein MNGRDNFGGRRNFGGPREMHKTTCSDCGKECEVPFVPTEGRPVYCNDCFPKHRKPRY
- a CDS encoding MFS transporter, with translation MDSSPAKYLRDETLLLAVISIGVFMDGLDGAIVNVSLPQIAQDFGAEIGLASLVITAYLIFLSGLMITFGKIASYRGAKKIYLGGIAIFTASSLLCALSTGIEMLIIFRSLQGIGAAMIAPTAIGIVAAEIPEERRGKSLGILVAASSFAFALGPVAGGILTEYLSWHWIFLINIPIGVAAAALSMKYIPKSENIPGDNPKQRVNFDYAGSLLFLISVGILIITLGMAGEEGPLSPSVIISLALCAALFYLFYRREKSAADPVLDINIFRIPAFNSSTATYMLIMGAFGGAVLMLPFYFQYIRSWSPAMAGLALLIPSVVITIFSPLGGIAADRYGARVVCIISGILATLGFLLTAFYSETSTIIYIAATLLLLGLGCGPVMSAGASGIISSAPAEKKEIASGIMSTSVYLGTAIGTAAFTAIFSLFTREAGSSVNPGTEAFIEGFMACFIAGTLFCLLATLLAFKQRTKRIT
- a CDS encoding AMP phosphorylase gives rise to the protein MIKLSAKLMDIDYRGVMLNREDARKTGVLDGDRIQIINQERGASVQAVVTTTETIIQEGTVGIFYVTNKRLDAKEGETFEIRVADRPVSIDYIKKKMDGGKFTSDETFSVVKDIVNDVLSPGEVSAYITGSYINGLDMDEIEYLTRAMVSTGEQISFGSHPIVDKHSIGGVPGNKITLLVVPIIAAAGLKIPKTSSRAITGAGGTADLMEALCPVSFSADEVRNMTEKAGAVIVWGGATNIAPADDRIITHEYPLKIDARGQMLASVMAKKYAVGADLVVIDIPVGEHAKVRNPEEGRKLAREFIELGERLGMRVECALTYGDSPIGHAIGVNLEVREALKALEGANIPGSLIQKSTSLAGIALEMAGKAQNGEGGKLAEEILKSGKALEKMKEIIKIQGGNPDVKSDDIVPGSHSYDINAPESGYVVELNNSSLITIARTAGAPNDHGAGIYIHKKKGNHVKKGEPIFTIYADRPWRLESALETGRRLMPVIVEGMMIDRIPSDYWRNSRQL
- a CDS encoding ribose 1,5-bisphosphate isomerase, whose protein sequence is MKSVLADTALKIKSMEIRGAGKIAREAASALKSHAESLDTQNSGNFLSEMRTAGDILLKTRPTAVSLPNAVNIILSGMDGSDDAGEIRAGIVRRADSFIERSNSAVRRIGEIGARRISDGDVVLTHCNSQVAIGCILEAHRQGKDIEVFATEVRPRNQGLLTIKSLSDAGIKTSFIVDSAARYFMKDVDIVVIGTDAVTVNGSVVNKIGTSQIALAAHEARTRVMVAAETYKFAPKTLTGELIQIEERDSSEVLSPEIAAAMPNVTVRNPAFDITPAEYIDLIVTEEGAIPPEMAYIIIKDYLGWKIRDFDNER